A window of Geobacter sp. contains these coding sequences:
- a CDS encoding protein yceI precursor, with protein sequence MNRFILLLIVVALAITPAASFSATYAIDPDHSSIQFKVRHLMVSNVKGVFGKVSGTIDLNDQDIAKSKTSVSIETASINTGVTKRDEHLRSADFFDVAKYPQMTFSSRKVHRTGANTLALTGDLTIRGITREVVLDVEGPTAEVKDPWGNFRRGASATTRINRKDFGLAWNKAMETGGVVVGDEVTISLEVEMIRK encoded by the coding sequence ATGAACAGGTTCATTCTGTTGCTTATCGTCGTCGCACTCGCCATTACGCCAGCTGCTAGTTTTTCAGCAACCTACGCCATTGACCCGGACCATTCGAGCATCCAGTTCAAGGTGCGCCATCTCATGGTGTCAAATGTCAAGGGCGTTTTCGGCAAGGTGAGCGGAACTATTGACCTGAACGATCAGGATATCGCAAAATCCAAAACCTCCGTATCCATCGAAACCGCCTCGATCAACACCGGAGTGACCAAGCGCGACGAGCACCTGCGAAGTGCGGATTTTTTTGATGTCGCCAAGTATCCCCAGATGACCTTCAGCTCCAGAAAGGTGCACCGGACAGGTGCAAATACCCTTGCCCTCACCGGCGATCTCACCATCCGAGGCATTACCAGAGAGGTCGTTCTCGATGTAGAGGGTCCAACCGCAGAGGTGAAAGATCCATGGGGCAATTTCCGGCGTGGCGCTTCGGCAACCACCAGGATCAACAGGAAAGACTTCGGTCTCGCCTGGAACAAGGCCATGGAAACCGGCGGCGTGGTGGTCGGCGATGAGGTGACCATCAGCCTGGAAGTCGAGATGATCCGCAAATAA
- a CDS encoding HD domain-containing protein: MRYKILADHFTTNCMAVLTVGGCLLWLCLSGYVGGARLELAGVIAVSMLLMYYLLGYMERTARLRQMKRNWEMAGEKVQLMESINRLEEGHLATIQTIAAALDANDTYANGHADRVAGFAVKIGKAMGLCQDELDALERAALLHDIGRIFVQDHIWRKEGPLTAEEQAQIRQYPVLGAEIIDSIKPLKLEAQAVLHHHERFDGSGYPYGLKGLAIPLEARILAVADAFDAMTSERPFRSALLMREALEELYSNAGNQFDPRVVEAFLTVLDDISRETEVMSFSQKRFGARLYSMVGNC; the protein is encoded by the coding sequence ATGCGGTACAAAATACTTGCTGACCACTTTACCACCAATTGCATGGCAGTGCTGACCGTCGGGGGGTGTCTCCTCTGGCTCTGCCTGTCGGGCTATGTTGGCGGGGCGCGGCTGGAACTGGCCGGGGTCATCGCGGTTTCCATGCTCTTGATGTATTATCTGCTCGGGTACATGGAACGGACGGCACGGCTCCGGCAGATGAAGCGGAACTGGGAAATGGCCGGCGAAAAGGTACAGCTGATGGAAAGCATCAACCGACTGGAAGAGGGGCATCTGGCGACAATCCAGACCATTGCCGCTGCCCTTGATGCCAACGATACCTATGCAAATGGCCATGCCGACAGGGTTGCCGGTTTTGCCGTGAAGATCGGCAAGGCCATGGGGCTCTGTCAGGATGAACTCGACGCGCTTGAGCGGGCAGCGCTTTTGCACGACATCGGTAGAATTTTTGTGCAGGATCATATCTGGCGGAAGGAAGGGCCGCTCACCGCCGAGGAGCAGGCGCAGATCCGTCAATATCCCGTCCTCGGGGCCGAGATTATCGACTCCATCAAGCCTCTCAAGCTTGAGGCGCAGGCGGTTCTGCATCATCACGAACGCTTTGACGGCTCCGGGTATCCCTACGGGCTGAAGGGGTTGGCAATTCCGCTGGAAGCCCGTATCCTGGCCGTTGCGGACGCCTTTGACGCGATGACATCCGAACGGCCCTTCCGGAGCGCCCTCCTGATGCGAGAGGCCCTGGAAGAGCTCTATTCCAACGCCGGCAATCAGTTCGACCCGCGGGTGGTGGAGGCATTCCTTACGGTTCTTGATGATATCTCGCGTGAGACTGAGGTCATGAGCTTCTCCCAGAAGCGTTTTGGCGCCCGGCTCTACAGCATGGTTGGGAACTGTTGA